In the genome of Nocardioides seonyuensis, one region contains:
- a CDS encoding DUF5703 family protein produces the protein MGRDQRRAPRPGVEWQFETLSLPPDFSRNVVTRLLVDRAEHGGWELDRLRIGNDGVRRVVLRRKIIRQRLTLFSG, from the coding sequence GTGGGACGCGACCAGCGCCGTGCACCCCGACCGGGGGTGGAGTGGCAGTTCGAGACCTTGTCGCTCCCCCCTGACTTCTCGCGCAACGTCGTGACGCGGCTGCTCGTCGACCGAGCCGAGCACGGCGGCTGGGAGCTCGACCGCCTGCGGATCGGCAACGACGGCGTACGACGCGTGGTGCTGCGCCGCAAGATCATCCGGCAGCGGCTGACGTTGTTCTCGGGCTGA
- a CDS encoding M20/M25/M40 family metallo-hydrolase — protein MEAAEKGMAWMRLSARGRAGHGSMINGENAVTRLAGAVARIGTHDWPVRLTPTMEVLLASVGELAGTDATPENAESLIEEFGSAARMLGAVIRNTANPTMLEAGYKVNVIPTDAHAYVDGRFLPGYEDEFFDTLRELCGEGIDIDFVSHQQPWETPYDGDLVAAMTRSLLAEDPDGLVAPYLMSGGTDAKHFRKLGMRSYGFAPLRLPDDLDFTSLFHGVDERVPVDALEFGARVMDRFLDGI, from the coding sequence ATCGAGGCAGCCGAGAAGGGCATGGCCTGGATGCGGCTCAGCGCCCGCGGTCGCGCCGGCCACGGCTCGATGATCAACGGCGAAAACGCAGTCACGCGCCTGGCGGGAGCCGTGGCGAGGATCGGCACCCACGACTGGCCGGTGCGGTTGACACCGACGATGGAGGTGCTGCTGGCGAGCGTCGGTGAGCTGGCGGGCACCGACGCGACGCCCGAGAACGCCGAGTCGCTCATCGAGGAGTTCGGCAGCGCCGCCCGAATGCTCGGCGCCGTCATCCGCAACACGGCCAACCCGACGATGCTGGAGGCCGGCTACAAGGTCAACGTCATCCCGACCGACGCCCACGCCTACGTCGACGGACGCTTCCTGCCCGGTTATGAGGACGAGTTCTTCGACACCCTGCGCGAGCTGTGCGGAGAGGGGATCGACATCGACTTCGTGTCGCACCAGCAGCCCTGGGAGACGCCGTACGACGGCGACCTCGTCGCTGCGATGACCCGCAGCCTCCTCGCGGAAGACCCTGACGGTCTCGTGGCCCCCTACCTGATGAGCGGCGGCACCGACGCCAAGCACTTCCGGAAGCTGGGGATGCGCTCCTACGGTTTCGCGCCGCTGCGCCTGCCGGACGACCTCGACTTCACCTCGCTCTTCCACGGTGTGGACGAGCGGGTCCCGGTGGACGCGCTGGAGTTCGGGGCGCGGGTCATGGACCGCTTCCTCGACGGGATCTGA
- a CDS encoding M20/M25/M40 family metallo-hydrolase, translated as MDTVSEQASYDPAAEVVELCRELIRMDTSNYGGDDGPGERKAAEWVATQLDGVGIESQIIETAPGRANVIARWGGGDGRAPLLLHGHLDVVPAEAADWQVHPFSGEVRDGMVWGRGAVDMKDFDAMLLSVVRARAAAGRAPEREVVLCFTADEEAGGHHGAGLLVDEHPDLLADCTEAVGEVGDSARPFVGGASTSSRQPRRAWPGCGSAPAVAPATAR; from the coding sequence ATGGACACCGTGTCGGAGCAGGCGTCGTACGACCCCGCGGCGGAGGTCGTCGAGCTCTGCCGCGAGCTGATCCGGATGGACACCTCGAACTACGGCGGCGACGACGGACCGGGGGAGCGCAAGGCGGCCGAGTGGGTGGCGACCCAGCTGGACGGCGTCGGCATCGAGTCGCAGATCATCGAGACCGCGCCCGGCCGGGCCAACGTCATCGCACGGTGGGGCGGGGGCGACGGACGCGCGCCTCTGCTGCTCCACGGCCACCTCGACGTGGTGCCCGCCGAGGCCGCCGACTGGCAGGTCCACCCGTTCTCGGGCGAGGTCCGTGACGGGATGGTGTGGGGCCGCGGCGCCGTCGACATGAAGGACTTCGACGCGATGCTCCTCAGCGTCGTGCGCGCTCGTGCTGCGGCCGGCCGGGCTCCTGAGCGGGAGGTGGTGCTCTGCTTCACCGCCGACGAGGAGGCCGGGGGCCACCACGGGGCTGGGCTCCTCGTCGACGAGCACCCCGACCTGCTGGCCGACTGCACCGAGGCGGTCGGCGAGGTGGGGGATTCAGCGCGACCGTTCGTGGGCGGCGCGTCTACCTCATCGAGGCAGCCGAGAAGGGCATGGCCTGGATGCGGCTCAGCGCCCGCGGTCGCGCCGGCCACGGCTCGATGA